The following proteins come from a genomic window of Acidobacteriota bacterium:
- a CDS encoding nitrilase: MKTTLRYAVAACQTDMPNPADRTAMRANTDRMLAMIDAAVAGSAPFLPVKLVVFPEFAHAAPMYATARELLETLAVPVPNEHTERLARKAREHGIYIQSGSMLETDARWPGVVFNTTCLIGPEGILYKYRKVNPWIPYEVHASPHDLPGYDEPLFPVADTPIGRIGCAICYDWLFPEAIRQLAANGAEVLVRVSAYMDPWGATEPMNWWTLVNRCRALENIAFVVAANQGASLRHYPPYSWPGGSQVVDFDGRILAEASPGPGERIVVAPIDVGALRHEREVRTGHHMLAHLRTEAYPVYSRHVYPPLAAGAEGPTFSYEANLERIQAAKGTSRPPRC; encoded by the coding sequence ATGAAGACCACGCTGAGGTACGCCGTCGCCGCCTGCCAGACCGACATGCCCAATCCGGCCGATCGCACCGCGATGCGGGCGAACACCGATCGCATGCTCGCGATGATCGACGCCGCCGTGGCGGGCAGCGCGCCGTTCCTGCCCGTGAAGCTCGTGGTGTTTCCCGAGTTCGCGCACGCGGCGCCGATGTACGCCACCGCCCGCGAGCTGCTGGAGACGCTCGCGGTCCCCGTTCCCAACGAGCACACCGAGCGGCTCGCGCGAAAGGCGCGCGAGCACGGCATCTACATCCAGAGCGGGTCGATGCTCGAAACGGACGCGCGATGGCCCGGCGTCGTCTTCAACACGACGTGCCTGATCGGCCCGGAAGGGATCCTGTACAAGTATCGAAAGGTCAATCCGTGGATTCCCTACGAGGTGCACGCGAGCCCGCACGACCTCCCGGGGTACGACGAGCCGCTCTTCCCGGTCGCGGACACGCCGATCGGCCGGATCGGCTGCGCGATCTGCTACGACTGGCTGTTTCCCGAGGCGATCCGGCAGCTCGCCGCGAACGGCGCGGAAGTGCTCGTGCGCGTGTCGGCGTACATGGATCCGTGGGGCGCAACCGAGCCGATGAACTGGTGGACGCTCGTGAACCGCTGCCGCGCGCTCGAGAACATCGCGTTCGTCGTCGCCGCGAACCAGGGCGCGAGCCTGCGGCACTACCCGCCATACTCGTGGCCGGGCGGCAGCCAGGTCGTGGACTTCGACGGCCGGATTCTCGCGGAGGCGTCACCGGGACCGGGCGAGCGGATCGTGGTGGCGCCGATAGACGTGGGCGCGTTGCGGCACGAGCGCGAGGTGCGCACCGGGCACCACATGCTGGCGCACCTGCGGACGGAGGCGTACCCGGTTTACTCGCGGCACGTGTATCCGCCGCTCGCGGCCGGGGCCGAAGGCCCAACGTTCTCTTACGAAGCGAATCTCGAGCGGATCCAGGCGGCGAAGGGAACGTCGCGTCCCCCTCGATGTTAA
- a CDS encoding VCBS repeat-containing protein, which yields MTFRLAAAAATLAAAAAVLPSAARRPDAQAGAERPALTMESAHRANNIGVAYLEQFDFTAAARSFRQAIALAPDLAIARLNLAIALFYAGEIEPARRAAEAVRATPATRLHADYVLGLVARAGNRTADAIEAFTRVQRADPDDLGTTINLGQLLTQEQRFAEAVDAFRRATRLEPYHATAAYGLATALLRSGAREEGAAAMARFQRLRASGHATSFSQVYLEQGRYAVAMASTGAEPELVDPGVPAVTFTDATATALPGPHAGAARGATLFDVDGDGDLDLAVAGAVGVLLFRNDAGRFTDVTAQAGLSGAKDATGTVFGDYDNDDRADLFVLSPARPALFRQEPGGRFTDVTDATAGTALATARGTTTASWLDADHDGDLDLLAPPLLLRNNGNGTFADIAAASGLAIAPRALAVVPTDYDNRRDVDVLVAPAGQPARLMRNMRDGTFADAAAEARLDAATAAACVAVGDVNKDGFTDAFFCRAGAPGLWASSDGRGHFAVSEAHPGTTNAAAALLVDYDIDGLLDLVTSGPDGLHVLRNAGTAWIDATARAVGEARGAAGTDATLAAGDLDGNGTPELIAAGANGVRVFRNSGGHRRSLRVRLSARVSNRSAVGARVEIRAGSLRQQIETVSATPAPTASDIVFGLGHRRSADVVRVLWPAGILQAEVAEESAEPPPSALVTIRELDRKPSSCPYLFTWNGTRFEFVTDFLGGGELGYWVAPGVRSTPDPDEYVRIESTQLRPRDGRYELRVTNELEEAVFLDRVQLLAVDHPEGTAVYPREGMGATPPPFELYATRGAQPPAAAADEHGHDVLERVSAIDRRYPDDFALERIRGYAAPHSVTLTLPPRAANARVLLLLTGWTDYAFSRDNVAASQAGLRLVAPSLEWRGPDGRWRTAIEDIGVPVGRPQTVPVDLTGLLPPAANEVRVSTAMRIYWDRILVDTSGLPAPVDVVRLEPVGASLRWRGFSAELSPDGREPFGYDYARTSPISPWKLLPGRYTREGDVRELLTGVDDLFVVSRPGDDIALAFDASAVPPLRHGWARTFLLYANGYSKEMDPHSSSPDTLGPLPFHRMTQYPYAAPERYPDEGRHREYVERYNTRIVPKALPPLELIRGHHIRQP from the coding sequence GTGACCTTCCGGCTGGCGGCCGCGGCCGCGACGCTGGCGGCGGCAGCCGCGGTCCTCCCGAGCGCCGCTCGGCGCCCCGACGCCCAAGCCGGCGCGGAGCGGCCGGCGCTGACGATGGAATCCGCCCACCGCGCCAACAACATCGGCGTCGCGTACCTGGAACAGTTCGACTTCACCGCGGCGGCGCGCTCGTTTCGCCAGGCGATCGCTCTGGCGCCGGACCTCGCGATCGCGCGGCTGAACCTGGCGATCGCGCTCTTCTACGCGGGAGAGATCGAGCCCGCACGGCGTGCCGCGGAAGCGGTGCGCGCAACCCCGGCCACGCGGCTGCACGCGGACTACGTGTTGGGCCTGGTCGCGCGCGCCGGGAACCGGACCGCCGACGCCATCGAGGCGTTCACCCGCGTGCAGCGGGCCGATCCGGACGACCTCGGCACGACAATCAACCTCGGGCAACTCCTCACGCAGGAGCAGCGGTTTGCCGAGGCGGTCGATGCGTTCCGCCGCGCGACGCGGCTGGAGCCGTACCACGCCACGGCCGCGTACGGGCTCGCGACCGCGCTCCTCCGCAGCGGCGCGCGTGAAGAAGGAGCCGCCGCGATGGCGCGTTTCCAGCGCCTGCGCGCGAGCGGCCACGCGACATCCTTCTCACAGGTTTATCTCGAGCAGGGACGGTACGCGGTGGCGATGGCCTCCACGGGGGCGGAGCCGGAGCTGGTCGACCCGGGAGTTCCCGCGGTGACGTTCACCGACGCGACGGCGACCGCGCTCCCGGGCCCGCACGCCGGCGCCGCGCGCGGCGCAACGCTGTTCGATGTCGACGGTGATGGCGACCTCGACCTGGCGGTGGCTGGCGCCGTCGGCGTGCTGCTGTTCCGGAACGACGCGGGCCGCTTCACGGACGTCACGGCGCAGGCGGGCCTCTCGGGCGCGAAGGACGCGACGGGAACGGTCTTCGGCGACTACGATAACGACGATCGCGCGGACCTCTTCGTGCTGTCCCCGGCCCGCCCCGCGCTCTTCCGGCAGGAGCCGGGCGGGCGATTCACGGATGTCACCGACGCGACAGCCGGAACGGCGCTGGCCACCGCGCGCGGCACCACCACTGCCTCCTGGCTGGACGCGGATCACGACGGCGACCTCGATCTGCTCGCGCCGCCGCTGCTGCTTCGCAACAACGGCAACGGCACCTTTGCGGACATCGCCGCGGCTTCGGGTCTGGCGATCGCACCGCGGGCGCTCGCCGTCGTCCCGACCGACTACGACAACCGGCGCGACGTGGACGTGCTCGTCGCCCCGGCGGGACAGCCGGCGCGACTGATGCGCAACATGCGCGACGGAACCTTTGCCGATGCCGCGGCGGAGGCCCGGCTCGACGCGGCGACCGCTGCCGCGTGCGTGGCGGTCGGCGACGTCAACAAGGATGGATTCACCGACGCGTTCTTCTGCAGGGCAGGCGCGCCTGGCCTCTGGGCCTCGAGCGACGGACGCGGACACTTCGCGGTGTCGGAGGCCCACCCGGGCACCACGAACGCTGCGGCCGCGCTGCTCGTCGATTACGACATCGACGGGCTGCTGGACCTTGTCACGTCCGGCCCCGACGGCCTGCACGTCCTTCGCAACGCGGGCACCGCGTGGATCGACGCCACCGCGCGGGCCGTGGGCGAGGCGCGCGGCGCCGCGGGGACCGATGCCACGCTGGCGGCCGGAGACCTCGACGGCAACGGCACGCCGGAACTGATCGCGGCCGGCGCCAACGGCGTCCGGGTCTTTCGGAACAGCGGCGGTCATCGGCGCTCGCTCCGCGTCCGCCTCTCTGCGCGGGTCAGCAACCGGTCCGCCGTGGGCGCGCGCGTGGAGATCCGCGCCGGCAGCCTGCGCCAGCAGATCGAAACCGTCAGCGCCACTCCGGCGCCCACCGCATCAGACATCGTGTTCGGTCTCGGCCATCGCCGCAGCGCGGATGTCGTCCGCGTTCTGTGGCCCGCGGGCATCCTGCAGGCCGAGGTCGCTGAAGAGTCGGCGGAGCCGCCGCCGTCTGCGCTCGTCACCATCCGCGAACTCGATCGCAAGCCTTCGTCGTGCCCGTACCTCTTCACGTGGAACGGCACGCGCTTCGAGTTCGTGACGGACTTCCTCGGCGGCGGGGAGCTGGGGTACTGGGTCGCACCCGGCGTGCGGAGCACGCCGGACCCGGACGAATACGTGCGGATCGAATCGACGCAGCTGCGTCCCCGCGATGGGCGGTACGAGCTGCGTGTGACCAACGAGCTGGAAGAGGCGGTGTTCCTGGACCGCGTGCAGCTGCTGGCCGTCGATCACCCGGAGGGAACGGCAGTCTATCCGCGCGAAGGGATGGGAGCGACGCCTCCCCCGTTCGAGCTGTACGCCACGCGCGGGGCGCAGCCGCCCGCCGCCGCGGCCGACGAACACGGGCATGACGTCCTCGAGCGCGTCTCGGCGATCGATCGCCGCTACCCGGACGACTTCGCGCTCGAGCGGATCCGCGGCTACGCCGCGCCGCACTCGGTGACGCTCACGCTGCCGCCACGCGCCGCGAACGCGCGCGTGCTCCTCCTGCTCACCGGCTGGACGGATTACGCCTTCTCACGCGACAACGTGGCCGCGTCCCAGGCGGGACTGCGGCTCGTCGCGCCGTCGCTCGAATGGCGCGGGCCCGACGGCCGCTGGCGCACCGCGATCGAAGACATTGGCGTGCCGGTCGGGCGGCCCCAGACCGTGCCGGTGGATCTCACCGGCCTGCTGCCTCCCGCTGCAAACGAAGTGCGCGTCTCGACGGCGATGCGGATCTACTGGGATCGGATCCTGGTGGACACGTCCGGCCTGCCGGCGCCGGTGGACGTCGTTCGGCTCGAGCCTGTGGGCGCCTCGCTCCGCTGGCGCGGTTTTTCTGCGGAGCTGTCGCCCGATGGCCGCGAGCCGTTCGGCTACGACTACGCGCGCACCTCGCCCATATCCCCGTGGAAGTTGCTGCCCGGCCGTTACACGCGCGAGGGGGACGTGCGCGAGCTGCTCACGGGGGTCGACGATCTGTTCGTCGTGTCGCGCCCCGGCGACGACATCGCGCTCGCGTTCGACGCGAGCGCCGTGCCGCCCCTCCGCCACGGCTGGGCGCGCACGTTCCTGCTCTATGCAAACGGCTACAGCAAGGAGATGGATCCGCACTCGTCCAGCCCGGACACGCTCGGGCCGCTCCCCTTCCACCGCATGACGCAGTATCCCTACGCCGCTCCGGAGCGGTACCCGGACGAGGGGAGGCACCGGGAGTACGTCGAGCGGTACAACACCCGCATCGTGCCGAAGGCGCTGCCCCCGCTCGAGCTGATTCGTGGCCACCACATCCGACAACCATGA